The proteins below come from a single Rosa rugosa chromosome 2, drRosRugo1.1, whole genome shotgun sequence genomic window:
- the LOC133730274 gene encoding protein DOWN-REGULATED IN DIF1 11-like → MARVDQNVFVKVGLVLVSVALFMSSFAGAQEYEVIYQVSEDAAASPIGIEVDYLVIDDAFPPISSENGQYAFPPNLSPESYKKLDECVNKIAEYYAEEILARIFKSEPLTTDNCKALLHLGYDCHIRSVKTLLSLSELKEKASEILPKSVQIWETCAFVAPSPF, encoded by the coding sequence GTGTTTGTCAAGGTAGGTTTGGTGTTAGTAAGTGTAGCACTATTCATGTCATCATTTGCAGGAGCTCAAGAATATGAGGTTATCTATCAAGTTTCTGAAGATGCTGCGGCGAGCCCTATTGGCATCGAGGTTGACTATTTAGTCATTGATGATGCCTTCCCTCCAATTTCTTCAGAAAATGGTCAATATGCGTTCCCTCCTAACCTATCACCGGAATCTTATAAGAAGTTGGATGAATGTGTAAATAAGATTGCAGAATATTATGCTGAAGAGATCTTGGCCAGAATTTTTAAAAGCGAACCTCTCACTACGGATAATTGCAAAGCCCTTCTGCATTTGGGATATGATTGTCACATCCGGTCAGTGAAAACTCTGCTCTCACTTTCGGAACTAAAAGAAAAGGCTTCTGAGATACTGCCTAAAAGTGTGCAGATTTGGGAAACATGTGCTTTTGTTGCCCCTTCTCCTTTCTAA
- the LOC133731513 gene encoding trans-cinnamate 4-monooxygenase has protein sequence MDLLLLEKTLMGLFVAIVVAIVVSKLRGKKFKLPPGPMPVPVFGNWLQVGDDLNHRNLTDMAKRFGEVFMLRMGQRNLVVVSSPDLAKEVLHTQGVEFGSRTRNVVFDIFTGKGQDMVFTVYGEHWRKMRRIMTVPFFTNKVVQQYRHGWEAEAAAVVEDVRNKHPEAATSGMVLRRRLQLMMYNNMYRIMFDRRFESEEDPLFVKLKGLNGERSRLAQSFEYNYGDFIPVLRPFLRGYLKICKEVKEKRIKLFKDYFVDERKKLASTQATTNEGLKCAIDHILDAQQKGEINEDNVLYIVENINVAAIETTLWSIEWGIAELVNHPEIQNKLRDELDTVLGRGVQVTEPEIHKLPYLQAVVKETLRLRMAIPLLVPHMNLHDAKLGGFDIPAESKILVNAWWLANNPAHWKKPEEFRPERFLEEESKVEANGNDFRYLPFGVGRRSCPGIILALPILGITLGRLVQNFELLPPPGQTQLDTTEKGGQFSLHILKHSTIVMKPRT, from the exons ATGGATCTCCTCCTCTTGGAGAAGACCCTAATGGGTCTCTTCGTCGCCATCGTGGTCGCCATCGTTGTGTCCAAGCTCCGAGGCAAGAAGTTTAAGCTGCCTCCGGGTCCGATGCCGGTCCCGGTGTTCGGCAACTGGCTCCAGGTCGGCGATGACCTCAACCACCGCAATCTGACAGACATGGCCAAGAGATTCGGCGAAGTGTTCATGCTCCGCATGGGGCAGCGCAACCTCGTCGTCGTGTCGTCGCCGGACCTGGCCAAGGAGGTCCTCCACACGCAGGGGGTCGAGTTCGGCTCACGAACACGAAACGTCGTGTTCGATATCTTCACCGGCAAAGGACAGGACATGGTGTTCACCGTTTACGGCGAGCACTGGCGGAAAATGAGACGCATAATGACCGTTCCGTTTTTTACCAACAAGGTGGTGCAGCAGTACCGCCACGGCTGGGAGGCGGAGGCGGCTGCGGTGGTGGAGGACGTCAGGAACAAGCACCCCGAGGCCGCCACGAGTGGGATGGTGCTACGTAGGAGGCTACAGCTGATGATGTACAACAACATGTACAGGATCATGTTCGACAGGAGATTTGAAAGCGAGGAGGATCCCCTGTTTGTGAAATTGAAGGGTTTGAATGGAGAGAGGAGCCGGTTGGCGCAGAGCTTCGAGTATAATTACGGCGATTTCATTCCGGTGCTCCGGCCATTCCTCAGGGGGTACTTGAAGATCTGTAAGGAGGTGAAGGAGAAGAGGATTAAGCTCTTCAAGGACTATTTCGTCGACGAGAGAAA GAAACTTGCAAGCACACAAGCCACAACTAATGAAGGGTTGAAGTGTGCCATTGACCATATCTTGGACGCTCAGCAGAAAGGAGAGATCAACGAGGACAATGTCCTTTACATCGTCGAGAACATTAACGTTGCCG CCATTGAGACTACACTATGGTCAATCGAGTGGGGAATCGCCGAGCTTGTGAACCACCCCGAAATCCAGAACAAGCTGAGGGATGAGCTCGACACCGTCCTCGGCCGTGGTGTTCAAGTCACAGAACCAGAAATTCATAAGCTGCCGTACCTTCAAGCAGTGGTCAAGGAAACCCTAAGGCTTCGCATGGCAATCCCCCTCCTCGTCCCACACATGAATCTCCATGATGCTAAGCTCGGAGGCTTTGACATTCCGGCGGAGAGCAAGATCTTGGTGAATGCTTGGTGGCTAGCAAACAACCCTGCACACTGGAAGAAGCCAGAGGAGTTTAGGCCCGAGAGGTTTTTGGAAGAGGAGTCCAAAGTTGAGGCAAATGGCAATGACTTCAGGTACCTTCCGTTTGGTGTCGGCAGGAGGAGTTGTCCCGGCATTATTTTGGCACTGCCGATCCTTGGGATTACTTTAGGACGTTTGGTCCAGAACTTTGAGCTCTTGCCTCCTCCAGGACAGACTCAGCTTGACACAACAGAGAAAGGAGGACAGTTTAGTCTGCACATCTTGAAACATTCCACCATAGTTATGAAGCCAAGGACATAA
- the LOC133730273 gene encoding uncharacterized protein LOC133730273: protein MARFVMVGLVFASVSLLMSSAAAQVPDYDYLPDESITPASSEDDEAYAPVTIKYGFPPEPFRGYYDNLDQCEDNFNLNCVKEIYRCMFKTEPLNKNCCKNLVQMGYGCHSKLAKFANLRNKAKASMALAKSVQIWQKCVLVVETGRFPVVPAPF from the coding sequence ATGGCACGATTTGTCATGGTTGGTTTGGTCTTTGCAAGTGTATCATTGCTCATGTCATCTGCAGCAGCGCAAGTTCCTGATTATGACTATCTACCCGATGAGTCCATTACCCCTGCTAGCTCTGAAGATGATGAAGCCTACGCTCCAGTTACGATCAAGTATGGGTTTCCACCAGAGCCGTTCCGTGGATATTATGACAATTTAGACCAATGTGAAGACAACTTCAACCTAAATTGTGTTAAAGAGATTTACCGCTGTATGTTCAAAACCGAGCCTCTTAATAAGAACTGTTGCAAGAACCTTGTGCAGATGGGATATGGCTGTCACAGTAAGTTAGCGAAATTTGCGAACCTGAGAAATAAAGCAAAAGCTTCCATGGCATTGGCTAAGAGTGTGCAGATTTGGCAAAAGTGTGTCTTAGTTGTTGAAACTGGTCGATTCCCTGTTGTTCCTGCTCCTTTCTAA
- the LOC133733084 gene encoding DEAD-box ATP-dependent RNA helicase 52A-like isoform X2: protein MSYVPPHLRNSTSTTTTTTTATARTSSGTDADRSKLSYSSSNSHSNNNDKSSAASFSSFSHSNGSRWSSAAHSPANRAISPPDAVVPQWKPSERVLRMKPELIEEVCLRLNLDVSVSLDSAPPPAPIESFTDMCLHPSIMKDIAFHGYTMPTPIQAQAMPVALSGRDLLGCAETGSGKTAAFAIPMIQHCLAQPPVQRGDGPLALVLAPTRELAQQIEEEVKAFSKSLESFKTAIVVGGTNIAEQRSELRAGVNIVVATPGRFIDHLQQGNTSVSRISFVVLDEADRMLDMGFEPQIREVMRNLSEKHQTLLFSATMPEEIEGLAQEYLTNPVQVKVGKVSSPTANVTQSLEKVPDSEKTDRLLGLLVEESSRAERAGHPFPLTIVFVERKTRCDDVAEALVAQGLHAVALHGGRTQTEREAALREFRKGTTNILVATDVASRGLDVSGVAHVINLDLPKQT, encoded by the exons ATGTCGTATGTGCCTCCTCACCTGAGAAACTCAACctcaaccaccaccaccactaccaccGCCACCGCCAGAACCTCCTCCGGAACCGATGCTGATCGGAGCAAGCTCTCTTACTCCTCCTCCAACTCTCACTCCAACAACAACGACAAGTCGTCCGCTGCTTCATTCTCCTCGTTCTCGCACTCCAATGGCTCCCGGTGGAGTTCCGCCGCTCACTCGCCGGCTAACCGAGCTATCTCCCCGCCCGACGCCGTCGTCCCTCAGTGGAAGCCGTCGGAACGGGTCCTCCGAATGAAGCCGGAACTG ATTGAGGAGGTGTGTTTGCGGCTTAATTTAGATGTTTCTGTTAGTCTGGACTCTGCTCCTCCCCCGGCACCAATTGAGTCTTTTACAGATATG TGTTTGCACCCTAGCATTATGAAGGATATAGCATTTCATGGATACACTATGCCAACACCAATTCAGGCTCAAGCcatgccagttgccctcagtggaAGGGATTTATTAGGTTGCGCTGAAACTGGTAGTGGTAAAACTGCTGCATTTGCCATTCCTATGATACAG CATTGTTTGGCTCAACCTCCCGTTCAGCGTGGTGATGGACCACTAGCATTGGTACTGGCCCCAACTAGAGAGCTTGCACAACAAATAGAGGAAGAG GTCAAGGCTTTTAGTAAATCTCTTGAGTCCTTCAAAACTGCAATAGTTGTGGGTGGAACCAACATAGCTGAGCAG AGATCTGAGCTTCGAGCAGGAGTTAATATTGTGGTTGCTACTCCTGGAAGATTCATAGATCATTTACAGCAAGGGAACACTTCTGTGTCTAGAATTTCGTTTGTTGTTCTAGATGAAGCTGATAGAATGCTTGACATGGGTTTTGAACCACAGATAAGAGAG GTGATGCGGAACCTTTCTGAGAAGCATCAAACTTTGCTGTTTAGTGCAACTATGCCTGAAGAGATTGAAGGGTTAGCCCAG GAATATTTGACTAATCCAGTGCAAGTGAAGGTGGGAAAAGTGAGTAGCCCTACAGCAAATGTAACTCAGAGTTTGGAGAAGGTTCCTGACAGTGAGAAG ACTGATCGGCTTCTGGGTTTGCTCGTAGAGGAGTCATCTCGAGCTGAAAGAGCTGGACATCCATTTCCCTTAACTATTGTATTTGTTGAAAGGAAG ACACGCTGTGATGATGTAGCTGAAGCTTTGGTAGCACAAGGTTTGCATGCAGTTGCTCTTCATGGTGGACGTACTCAAACTGAAAGAGAGGCTGCTCTGCGTGAATTTAGAAAAGGCACTACCAACATCTTG GTTGCCACCGATGTTGCATCTCGTGGTTTGGACGTCTCTGGAGTTGCTCACGTTATCAATTTGGATCTTCCGAAG